GCATCCGGAAACAGCATAGCTCCTATCAGGCTGGAAAAACATGGGCTCTCCCTGGGACTTATAGTGTGCAATGAACTCAGGTATCCGGAAGTTGCCCGAAAACTGGCCCTTGAAGGAGCAGACTTTCTGGTCTCAGCTGCCGATATCCCGGATTTTTATATGTATCCCTGGCGTATTATGTCCATTTCCCGGGCGATTGAAAATCAGCTGCCGCATATAGCCTGCAATAGAGTAGGGAGAGACAGGTATTCGACTTATCCGGGCGGCTCTTTTATCGCTGACGGATGGGGCCGGGTTCTCGCAGAAGCCGGAAAAGAGGAATGTGTCCTCATCGGGGAAATTGATATTGAAGAGGCAAAGGAAATCAGGCAAACCGGCTCTATTCTCGAAGATCGCAGACCTGATCTGTATTAAGTGAAGATTGGAGCTGAGTGAAATCTAGATGTAAACTACTTCATGTCTGAAGGTTCAACAATTCACACAGGGATGTGTTTTCTGTTCTCTAATCATAGCTTCTTTATATGGCGGCAGTCAAGATCGCGCTGAGGTGCTGGATAGAAAAACTACAATTCTCTGTTCCGCAATTCCTGTAAGACTCTACCTGAATAAAGCTCTGGCTCCTGTAAAGGTCAAAAAAGACTTCTCTACCTTCCAAATAAAAAAGAAAAAATCCAAAAATTCAGAAATTCGAAAAACAAAAGATAATTAAAAAAGGTAGCCCTGCCGGGTTACCCTTTAAGTTCCTTTACAATCAGTTCACGTGCTGTTTTTGCATCTGCCGTGCCTTTTGTCTTTTTCATGACCTGTCCTACAAGGAAGTTCAGGGATTTTTCCGTTCCTCCGAGATAGTCCTGTACTGCGGCTTCGTTTTCGGCAATTGTTTCGGTAACAGCCCTGGTGACAAGGTCATCTTCGGCTTTAAAGAGGCCCTTTTCTTCTATGATCTGAGAAGGAGTCTTTTCCTCAGTTCCGTCCAGAATTGTACGGATAACTTCAACTGCAGCCCTGTCACTGATTTTACCTTCAGCAAAAAGGTTGACCAGCTCTACCATATCCGAGACCTTGAAAGAGTTCTCCACCTCAGGGTCTTTTGCATGGATGAAGCCGATTGTCCTGCCGTCATAAGAAGAAATTGCAAGGTCCCTATAGTTCAGCTCCCCGAGGAAGACATCAGCCGTCCATGTGGCTGCGATCTTCGGATCAACTCCTTTTGCACAGACTCCTTCGTAGAAGTCAGCGAGCATGATCTTTGAGGTAAGAGCTCTTGCATGCATATCTGTGATGCCGTACTGCTCCATAAAGCGCGCACGTTTGGCATCAGGAAGTTCGGGCAGGGTTTCTTTAATTGCAGGAATCCAGCCAGTAACGCGCATTGGCATAAGGTCAGGCTCACGGAAGTAGCGATAGTCTTCTGCCTCCTCTTTTGTCCTCATGGAAATAGTTACACCCCGTCCTTCATCGAAGTGGCGAGTTTCCTGCGTAATTTTTCCTCCGCGGCGGATCACATTCTTCTGGCGCATTATCTCGTAGAGGAGAGCCCTTTCCACTCCTTTGTGGGAGGAGATGTTTTTGACCTCAACACGCGTTCCCCAGTGGACCGAGACATTTGCATCGACACGCATGGCTCCTTCAAGGTTTCCGTCAAAGACATCCAGATATTCGAGGATATTCCTGAACTTGTCAAGGAACCTCCTGGCTTCCTTGGGGCTCCTCATGTCCGGCTCGGTAACGGTTTCAATCAGAGGCATGCCTGACCTGTTGTAGTCGATAAGGACACCTTTGGACTTCTCAATGCTACCTATATGCACAAGTTTTCCAGGGTCTTCTTCCATGTGAGCCCTTGTAATTCCAACCACATGTTCCCCATCTTCTCCTTCGATCACTACCTTTCCTTTACTAACAATCGGATAGTCATACTGGGTGACCTGAAAACCTTTGGGGAGGTCAGGGTAGAAGTAGTTCTTTCTGTGGAACTGTGTCTCTTCTGCAATCTCCCCTTCCAGAGCAAGTCCCACCTTAATTGCTGCTTCCACGGCTTTTTTGTTCAGGACCGGAAGTGCTCCCGGAAGGCCAAGACAGACCGGACAGGTATGGGTATTGGGGGGTGCATTGTGGTAATCGGTAGAGCAGCCGCAGAACATCTTTGTCTTGAGTTTGTTAAGCTGGACGTGGATTTCAAGCCCAATCCTTATACCGTCAGGGTTTTCGTAGACCATTTATTCCACCTCCGGAGGTCTCTTTGTGTGATGATCGGTATTTTGCTCAAAAGTATAAGCTGCACGCAGGACAGTAGATTCGTCAAAGGGCTTGCCCATTATCTGAAGTCCTATGGGCAGTCCGTCAGTAAAGCCGCAGGGTACGGAAATTGAAGGTACGCCTGCGAGGTTAATCGGGCAGGTGTTTACGTCCGAAAGGTAAAGGGTGAGAGGATCTTCAATCTTTTCCCCTATCTTGAAAGCAGGGTTCGGCATGGTCGGAGCCATGAGAAGATCTACTTTTGAGAGAGCCTTGTCAAAGTCCTGCTTCACAAGAGTCCTGACCTTCAGGGCTTTAAGATAGTATTTGTCGTGATAACCTGCAGAAAGGGCATAGGTTCCGAGGAGAATTCTTCTCTTGACTTCTGTACCGAAACCCTCGGCTCTGGTCTTTGAAACCATGGCATGCCAGTTCTCGGCATTTGCTCTGAATCCGTAACGTGTTCCATCGAAGCGGGCAAGGTTTGAGGACGCTTCACTCATTGCAATGATATAGTATGAAGCAAGGGCGTACTTTATGTTGGGCATTGAGACTTCTTCCCAGGTCGCTCCGAGGCTTTCATATTTGTGTATTGCACCCCGTACTGCCTTTTCTACGTCAGGATGAATACCTTCTCCGAAAAACTCCTTCGGGACCCCTATTTTCAGGCCTTGCACATCATTAACAAGAGCTTTCTGGTACTCGGTTTTGCTGTCAATTGAAGTGGAATCTCTCCGATCATAGCCGGCTATAACATCCATCAGGACTGCGATATCTTCCACGTTGTTTGCGAGAGGTCCGACCTGCTCAAGGGAATTTGCATAAGCCACGACCCCGTACCTTGAGACTGCCCCGTAAGTTGGCTTAAGCCCCACAACACCACAGAAAGCTGCAGGACAGCGCACAGACCCGCCCGTATCGGATCCAAGGGCAAAAGGAGCTTCTCCGGCTGCA
The genomic region above belongs to Methanosarcina horonobensis HB-1 = JCM 15518 and contains:
- a CDS encoding nitrilase-related carbon-nitrogen hydrolase — encoded protein: MTSIKAACIQMNISLCLKHENLERALSLAEEAVSKEAELLVFPEVFSTGFCYDLIEEVAETASGPTLEALGDFSREHGCILAGSMIERREIKDRDTANLEKNAPSQYNLGFCIDSGKLAGIRRKVQLYGPEKKYFASGNSIAPIRLEKHGLSLGLIVCNELRYPEVARKLALEGADFLVSAADIPDFYMYPWRIMSISRAIENQLPHIACNRVGRDRYSTYPGGSFIADGWGRVLAEAGKEECVLIGEIDIEEAKEIRQTGSILEDRRPDLY
- the gatB gene encoding Asp-tRNA(Asn)/Glu-tRNA(Gln) amidotransferase subunit GatB, giving the protein MVYENPDGIRIGLEIHVQLNKLKTKMFCGCSTDYHNAPPNTHTCPVCLGLPGALPVLNKKAVEAAIKVGLALEGEIAEETQFHRKNYFYPDLPKGFQVTQYDYPIVSKGKVVIEGEDGEHVVGITRAHMEEDPGKLVHIGSIEKSKGVLIDYNRSGMPLIETVTEPDMRSPKEARRFLDKFRNILEYLDVFDGNLEGAMRVDANVSVHWGTRVEVKNISSHKGVERALLYEIMRQKNVIRRGGKITQETRHFDEGRGVTISMRTKEEAEDYRYFREPDLMPMRVTGWIPAIKETLPELPDAKRARFMEQYGITDMHARALTSKIMLADFYEGVCAKGVDPKIAATWTADVFLGELNYRDLAISSYDGRTIGFIHAKDPEVENSFKVSDMVELVNLFAEGKISDRAAVEVIRTILDGTEEKTPSQIIEEKGLFKAEDDLVTRAVTETIAENEAAVQDYLGGTEKSLNFLVGQVMKKTKGTADAKTARELIVKELKG
- the gatA gene encoding Asp-tRNA(Asn)/Glu-tRNA(Gln) amidotransferase subunit GatA, producing the protein MAKWMSVAQVKEKIKESSAEEVTARYLEVIGKSKTNGYVTVSDKALEQAKKIDAEGHEGPLAGVPIAIKDNISVVGLPNSCGSKILEGYVPPFNAHVIEKLLAAGAVILGKTNMDEFAMGSSTETSYFGPTANPWDLERVPGGSSGGSAAVVAAGEAPFALGSDTGGSVRCPAAFCGVVGLKPTYGAVSRYGVVAYANSLEQVGPLANNVEDIAVLMDVIAGYDRRDSTSIDSKTEYQKALVNDVQGLKIGVPKEFFGEGIHPDVEKAVRGAIHKYESLGATWEEVSMPNIKYALASYYIIAMSEASSNLARFDGTRYGFRANAENWHAMVSKTRAEGFGTEVKRRILLGTYALSAGYHDKYYLKALKVRTLVKQDFDKALSKVDLLMAPTMPNPAFKIGEKIEDPLTLYLSDVNTCPINLAGVPSISVPCGFTDGLPIGLQIMGKPFDESTVLRAAYTFEQNTDHHTKRPPEVE